The nucleotide window ACCATGCGGGTGAGATCGGGCTCGATGTCTATCGGCTCGCTGCTCTTCGCCGCAGCGCGCCAGCGCTCGACCGCAGGTGCGATGACCTCGGCGGCCTGCGGCACCTGGTCGCGAATCGCCTTGCGATTGAGCACGTTCTGGGTATGGCGGCGCTGTTTCTTCCAGAGCTCGCCCTCGCTGTTCAGGAGGCCGTTGCCGATCGCCCGGCGAATCGCCGCGTAGCGGGTGTTCTTGACATAGATCTCGCGCTTGTCGACCAGGAGCTCCTTGATCGCCTCGGGCGTTGCCGCCAGGAACGTGGGCTTGCGGCCATAGTAGAAGCGGGAAAAACCGCCGTAGTCGCGCGCCAGCCGGGCGTAGAACTCCATCGGGTTGCGACGGATCTCCGGCAGGCTACCGAAGAGCGGAAGCGGTCTCGGACCGGGAGGATCGGCCGACTGCTGGGAAGA belongs to bacterium and includes:
- a CDS encoding cytochrome P450, whose protein sequence is MSPQTLSSQQSADPPGPRPLPLFGSLPEIRRNPMEFYARLARDYGGFSRFYYGRKPTFLAATPEAIKELLVDKREIYVKNTRYAAIRRAIGNGLLNSEGELWKKQRRHTQNVLNRKAIRDQVPQAAEVIAPAVERWRAAAKSSEPIDIEPDLTRMVQLLIGQWVLGSQYERYGGEVTELVAAVRQAWPEPPRSMWASLKLPPLLRLRKLESLLKKLDEIIYAVIR